A region from the Vicia villosa cultivar HV-30 ecotype Madison, WI linkage group LG3, Vvil1.0, whole genome shotgun sequence genome encodes:
- the LOC131661336 gene encoding uncharacterized protein LOC131661336, which yields MALRLRITSFSSPFVQLGSNASGFSLSQSCSFSKHPLPFKLNTKRKYSHPTGFVIRAARTESKGVTLGFRAPQFQLPEPLTGKVWTLEDFEAHPALLVMFICNHCPFVKYLKKDIVKLTKFYMKKGLAVVAISSNSAATHPQDGPEFMAEDAKLFAYPFPYLYDESQEVARDFGAVCTPEFYVFKKDGRRPFELVYHGQFDDSRPSNNNIPVTGRDLSLAIDRVLSGQPVPAAQKPSVGCSIKWHP from the exons ATGGCACTGAGACTGAGAATCACTTCCTTTTCGTCACCGTTTGTTCAGTTAGGTTCTAATGCTTCTGGATTCTCACTCTCTCAGTCATGCTCTTTTTCCAAACATCCTCTGCCCTTCAAACTCAATACTAAAAGAAAATACTCACACCCAACAGGCTTCGTGATTAGAGCTGCCAGAACCGAGTCTAAAGGTGTCACCTTGGGTTTCAGAGCCCCTCAATTTCAG CTTCCAGAGCCTCTTACTGGGAAGGTTTGGACATTGGAAGATTTTGAGGCTCATCCAGCTCTATTG GTTATGTTTATATGCAACCACTGTCCATTTGTTAAGTACCTGAAAAAGGATATTGTAAAGCTTACTAAATTCTATATGAAG AAAGGACTTGCCGTCGTTGCTATATCTTCAAATTCTGCAGCTACACACCCCCAG GATGGACCAGAATTTATGGCAGAAGATGCTAAATTGTTTGCTTATCCTTTCCCATACCTATACGATGAG TCACAGGAAGTTGCACGAGATTTCGGAGCAGTTTGCACACCAGAATTTTACGTTTTCAAAAAG GATGGTCGAAGGCCGTTTGAGCTGGTTTATCACGGTCAGTTTGATGATTCAAGGCCAAGTAATAATAACATACCAGTAACTGGAAG AGACTTGAGCTTGGCGATAGATCGTGTTCTGAGTGGCCAGCCAGTACCAGCAGCGCAAAAACCTAG TGTTGGATGCAGCATAAAGTGGCACCCATGA